From Saccharomyces kudriavzevii IFO 1802 strain IFO1802 genome assembly, chromosome: 13, a single genomic window includes:
- the SKDI13G0010 gene encoding uncharacterized protein, which produces MHSLEPPRSKKRIHLIAAVKAVKSIKPFRTTLRYDEAITYNKSNEEKEKYTEAYHKEVNQLLKMNAWETDKYYDRNSMGSKNMISSVLVFNKKRDGTHKARFVARGDIQHPDTYDPGMQSNTVHHYALMTSLSLALDNDYYVTQLDVSSAYLYADIKEELYIRPPPHLGLNNKLLSLKKSLYGLKQSGANWYETIKSYLIKQCGMDEVRGWSCVFKNSQVTICLFVDDMILFSKDLKANKKVIANLRIKKKKKLKP; this is translated from the coding sequence ATGCATAGTCTAGAACCACCAAGGTCAAAAAAACGTATTCATTTAATTGCAGCTGTAAAGGCGGTAAAGTCAATCAAACCATTCCGAACGACCTTAAGATATGATGAAGCAATCACATATAATAAGagtaatgaagaaaaggagaaatatACTGAAGCATATCATAAAGAAGTTAACCAactattaaaaatgaatgctTGGGAAACAGACAAGTATTATGATAGAAACTCGATGGGttccaagaatatgatAAGCTCAGTGCTTGTATTCAACAAGAAGCGTGACGGAACACATAAGGCTAGATTTGTTGCAAGAGGTGACATACAGCATCCCGATACATATGATCCGGGCATGCAATCCAATACTGTACATCATTATGCACTGATGACATCTTTGTCACTTGCATTAGATAATGACTACTATGTCACACAACTAGACGTATCCTCCGCTTACTTGTATGCCGACATCAAAGAGGAATTATACATAAGACCTCCACCACATCTAGgattgaataataaattactaagtttaaagaaatcactTTATGGTTTAAAACAAAGTGGTGCAAACTGGTATGAAACTATTAAATCATACTTAATAAAGCAATGTGGCATGGACGAAGTACGTGGATGGTCGTGtgtgttcaaaaatagtcAAGTCACAATATGTCTATTCGTTGATGACATGATATTATTCAGCAAAGATCTAAAAGCGAATAAGAAAGTCATAGCAAATCTCagaattaagaaaaaaaaaaaattaaagccATGA
- the SKDI13G0020 gene encoding integrase catalytic domain-containing protein produces the protein MLGHANARTIRHSLKNSSITYLRESDVDWSDSTTYQCPDCLVGKSTKHRHVKGSRLKYQESYQPFQYLHTDIFGPVHHLPKSAPSYFISFTDEKTRFKWVYPLLDRREQSILDVFTKIIAFIGNQFNANVLVVQMDRGPEYTNKTLRNFFMERGITPCYTTTADSRAHGIAERSNRTLLDDRRTHLRCSGLLNRLWFSAVEFSTIIRNSLISPKNKNYPRQHAGLAGLDISTLLPFGQTVVVNNHSPGSKICPRGIPGCALHPLRNSYGYIIYVPSLKKTIDTTDYVIWHDEQSRLDQCNYDALTFDADINRLTAPYLLSFVNL, from the coding sequence ATGCTTGGGCATGCAAACGCTAGAACAATTAGACATTCTCTCAAGAATAGTTCGATCACATACTTGAGAGAATCGGATGTAGACTGGTCTGATTCTACTACTTATCAATGTCCAGACTGTTTAGTTGGCAAAAGCACTAAACATAGACATGTCAAAGGATCACGACTAAAGTACCAAGAATCTTATCAACCCTTTCAGTACTTACATACCGATATATTTGGCCCTGTTCACCATCTGCCAAAGAGTGCACCTTCCTATTTTATCTCATTTACTGATGAGAAGACTAGATTCAAATGGGTTTATCCATTACTCGATCGTCGTGAGCAATCTATTTTAGAcgtatttacaaaaataatagccTTCATTGGCAATCAATTCAATGCCAACGTTTTAGTCGTACAAATGGACAGAGGACCCGAGTACACTAACAAGACCCTccgtaatttctttatggAACGCGGTATAACTCCATGCTatacaacaacagcagatTCCAGAGCACATGGTATTGCTGAACGATCAAACCGTACCTTATTAGACGACCGTCGCACACATCTACGGTGCAGCGGTTTATTAAATCGTCTATGGTTTTCAGCAGTCGAATTCTCCACCATTAtcagaaattctttaatttcgccaaaaaacaagaattacCCACGACAACATGCTGGTTTAGCAGGACTTGATATCAGTACTCTATTACCATTCGGTCAAACTGTTGTAGTCAACAATCACAGTCCcggttcaaaaatttgccCTCGTGGTATTCCTGGTTGCGCCTTACATCCATTACGAAACTCATATGGTTATATTATCTATGTtccatctttgaagaaaacaatagacACTACTGATTACGTTATTTGGCATGATGAACAATCCAGATTGGACCAATGCAATTATGATGCACTTACCTTTGATGCTGATATCAATCGCTTAACCGCTCCTTATCTATTAAGCTTCgtcaatctttga